Proteins co-encoded in one Corynebacterium lujinxingii genomic window:
- a CDS encoding DUF5318 family protein, translated as MFVYQGEVSHEWRRRHAIRELKAGRLLYDDVCDADFILRTAAEHHGIDAERDCPVCGEALREVKWVYSEKLGRRTGTARSADEIDRMVQEVGPVTVHFVEVCHSCKWNHLLKEVTAVPVV; from the coding sequence GTGTTCGTGTATCAGGGTGAGGTTTCGCATGAGTGGCGTCGTCGTCACGCAATCCGCGAGCTCAAGGCGGGGCGTTTGCTTTACGACGACGTCTGCGACGCCGACTTCATCCTCCGCACCGCAGCCGAACACCACGGCATTGACGCGGAGCGGGACTGCCCGGTGTGCGGGGAGGCGTTGCGCGAGGTCAAGTGGGTCTACAGCGAAAAACTCGGCCGCCGCACCGGCACGGCGCGCAGCGCCGACGAGATCGACCGGATGGTCCAAGAGGTCGGGCCGGTGACGGTGCACTTCGTCGAGGTCTGTCACAGTTGCAAATGGAACCATCTGTTGAAAGAAGTCACTGCTGTACCAGTAGTGTGA